In the genome of Actinomadura graeca, one region contains:
- a CDS encoding YciI family protein translates to MKFLLSLYLDPPAPPGGEHGHEDFLSASREAGELIGGHAFADPSTSAVVRTAGGVASVTEGPYLRAPDHADGQYLLDCDSRERALELAALLPRGRGCVEVRPLMDSAGLEMAAGLEM, encoded by the coding sequence GTGAAGTTCCTGCTGAGCCTCTACCTGGATCCCCCGGCGCCGCCCGGGGGCGAGCACGGGCACGAGGACTTCCTGAGCGCGAGCCGGGAGGCGGGTGAGCTGATCGGCGGGCACGCGTTCGCCGATCCGTCCACCAGCGCCGTCGTCCGGACGGCGGGCGGTGTCGCGTCGGTGACCGAGGGCCCCTACCTCCGGGCGCCGGACCACGCGGACGGGCAGTACCTCCTCGACTGCGACAGCCGGGAACGGGCCTTGGAGCTCGCGGCCCTGCTCCCCCGCGGCCGCGGCTGCGTCGAGGTGCGGCCGCTGATGGACTCCGCCGGACTGGAGATGGCCGCCGGACTGGAGATGTGA